From the Bacteriovorax sp. Seq25_V genome, the window TCCCAACCGGTGCAAATTTCATAATTCCATGAGTCAGAAAGAGTGACATCTTCTCAAGAGAATTAATAACTTTAACCACTGGTTCACTTTCTTTTGGAAGATAAAGTGCTACCATCCCAAAAAGAATTGAGAAGACAATTACTTGAAGAATTTGTCCTTCTGCCATTGCTTGCACAGGATTCTTTGGAACAGCATTAAGAATTACTTCTTTTACCGCATTATAAAGAGCAAACCATCCACCTGAGTTTTGAGATACCTTTGCTTGCATACCTTCATTAAGTCCATGAAGTCCTGCCGTCCCAAGATCAGCTCCTACCCCTGGATTAATAAGATTCACGAAAATAATTCCAACAAGAACAGCGACAGCTGTTGTCATGAAATAATAGATCACAGCCTTTACGCCCATCTTTCCAAGTGACTCAGGTGTACCTAAATGATACATGGCCATAAAAATTGAAGAGAAAACAAGAGGAATGATAACCATCTTTAGTAGACTGATGAAAATATCGCCGATTGGTTTCATGTAATCAACAACATGTCCTAGTCCTGTGAAATATAAAATTAGCCCTAACGCTAAACCAGCAATCATACCAATTGCAATTCTCTGTGCCTCTTTCTTGGAAGCTTCCTGCATTTAATGCCCCTTTTGTAACTGATTTCAAAAAATGATTTAATTAACTATGTTTAAAAAAACTATATTATCTATTGTCCTTACTTTCCAAATTTTTGTAAACACGGCAAAAGCTTTGGTCGAAGAGCCAAATTACAACTTTACCTTTGATAAATTTGAAGTCTTCAATCCTGGAAAAGAGTTAAGCGACATTAAAAAGACTTATCCCAATTTAAAATTAATTAATAAGTCTGGCTCAACAGAGCTCTACGAAGTCGATATCATCCATCAGAGATACAAGTTTCCACTCTACTTTCAGATTAAAGATCAAAAGGTAATTGATTATTTTGCTCGCCTACCAAATTACTTTATTCATGATACATTTCATCAGTCTTTGATTAACCGTTTCGGAAAACAAAATAAATTCTACAATAAAAATAGTACTTCATTTTATTTGTGGACTAATGCGAATGGAAATATTGTAACCTACAGTGGAGCGTGTACCATCACATGCTTTCCTATTTTTGTTCATGTGATTTCAAACAAGGATCAGACTCTCCTCAAAGAGAGCCTGATCGAAAAATTCAAGAAAAATCAATTATAAATTTTTTGATTTAATTTATTTGCCATAGCGTAAAGAGCAAAGCCAGCGATGATCATGATTGCACAAAGAATCTGACCCATTGTCATGAATCCAAAATAATATCCAAGTTGTGCATCGGCTTCCCTGAAAAACTCAACACCAAAGCGAAATGCCCCATATCCAATGAGGAAGAAGCTTGAAATCTGCCAGTATTTTTTAACCTTATTCACAGCAAACCAAAGAATTAGCGATAACACCAATCCCTCAAAGAACGCCTCATAAAGCTGAGAAGGATGCCTTGGATAAGGACCACCTGTTTTAAATATCATACCCACAGGACTTGTTGTAATTCTTCCGTACAATTCGCCATTAATAAAGTTTCCTAAACGCCCAAAGAAAATTCCAGGCGCACCAACGAGACAAACACTATCCATAATTTGTCCCCACTCTACTTTATTTTTCTTTGCAAAAATAAAACCTGCGACAAGAAAACCGAGAACTGCTCCGTGAAAACTGAGTCCCCCTTTCCACACCGCGAAGACTTCGCCGAGGTTGTGCTGGTAATATGACCAGTTATAAACGAAAACATAAATAAATCTCGCACCAAGCACCATGCAAAGACCCATGATAAATGTAAGAGAATCAATTTGTTCTTCAGTTATTTTTAAGAAATTTTTCTTAATTAGATTTTTAAGTAGATAGCCCGCAAGAATAAATCCTACTACGTACATTAGTGCATACCAACGAACTTGTAATGGACCTAGTGAAATCAATACTGGGCTGATATCTGGTGCGTGCATTAAAACTCCTTCTTTAATTCAAGAAAGAGTCTAGCATAAATTTTTTAGCGGTGACTACTCCAAACGAGCATCTTGCCTTGGCTTAAAGTTTTCACGCGGGAATACTTTACCAAGATAATATTTCGCACATGCTTGAATAAGTTGCCTTGTCGGAGCAGGAAGCCCTTGAACTCCAAAGTATGTGCAATTAACCGATAGAAAACTTAACAAGTCTTCAAATCTCATATCGCGACTAGCATTCTTTAAATGATTATCTAATTTAATAAAACAGAAATTATGCTTCAGTTTTTTCTCACCTTCCAAAGTCAAAATACGATGCCTAGTCACGTCAAAAAATACTGCCTCTCCACGTGTATCAACTGCACGCTGTATTACTGCTCCCTCTTCAACTGGCGTACCCCAAAAACCAACAATGCCATGACTCACCAATGACCAACTTAAAAATCTATTGACGATGATTCTATATGCTCTCTCGTTATCAACATGTCCAAAGTCAGAGAAGCAACCCATCTTCCATTCACTTGTACCAAGCGAGAAGACAAGCATCGCTACATTACGATATCGATAAACACTGTATCCCTGTTTCTGCACAAGACTCTCAGGGCCCCACTTATCACTTTCTCTTGTTGCTGCAATTTGCCTCGCGACCATAACTGAAGCCTCAGACACTGTAAGCACTCTCGCACCATGCTTATTAGCGATATTGTGCTCAGCATCTTTTGAGTCTTTCTCATTAAGCTCGTCAAATTTCATTGTCCTTAAAAAACCTGTAATATCAGGATCAAAATCAGATGCAATAAATCTTATATAGACAGGAAGATCCAACTTCCTCATAAATTGAAAATAAACGTATTTTTCATTAGTTACATTACTCATAATCATTACCCTTTGCCTAAATGACAAACCGACCCAACTGACTTATCGCCATTTCTCAAGCTATCTTTAAACATTAAACAAAAAGCCACTAAAACAGCTATAAATCCCCTCCAGGAAAGATATTTCAAACTTGACATAAGGCCCAAAAAACTATAAAAATCCTAGTTCGATGACCAATTAATTCAAATTTGGGGTCACAAGTTTTCAAAGAACTTCTTTGGAACCCCTAGATTTGCACTCATAAGGAGAATATATGTACGGAATCGTTGAAATTTCTGGACACCAGTACAGAGTTGAAGCAGGTATGACTATTGATGTAGAAAAGCTACACCAAGAAGCAGGAACTACAATTGAACTAGATAAAGTTCTTTTCGTAGGTGGCGAAAAAGCTACTGTTGGTACACCAGTTGTTGCTGGAGCAAAAGTTGTTGCTGAAGTTGTAAGACATGACAAATCTAGAAAAATTATCGTTTTCAAGAGAAAGCCAGGTCGTTACAAGAGAAAGAACGGACACAGACAAGAATTTACAACTTTAAAAATTAAAGAAATCAAAGCTTAATTTTTAAAGCAGTTTTATAATAGAAAATAATTTATTTTAAAATTTTTCAGGAGTTTAAGATATGGCACACAAGAAAGCCGGTGGTTCGACAAGTAACGGTAGGGATTCAAACCCAAATATGTACGGTGTTAAGAAGTTTGGTGGCGAAGTTGTTATCCCAGGTAACATCATCGTAAGACAAGCTGGTTCAAAATTTCACCCAGGTAAAAACGTTAGAGAAGGTAAAGATTGTACTCTTTATGCAGTTGTAGAAGGTACAGTAAAATTTGGTTACTACAATAAGAACAAAAAAATTGTTTCTGTAGTTCCAGCATAATTTAAAAGAATTAAATCATGTAAATAGGAAAGGGAATCTAGTCATTAGATTCCCTTTTTTTTATACTCGCGAAAATACAATTTAATTTAAGGCTATCATGAGATTTATTGACGAAGTTAAAATTACTATTTGTTCTGGGAACGGCGGAAGCGGTTGCTCGAGCTTCAGAAGAGAGAAGCACGTTCCTCTTGGAGGACCAGATGGTGGTGACGGTGGTGACGGTGGAAGTGTTTACTTTCAAGCAGACGAAGGTGAAAACACACTTGTAAACTTCCGTGGGAAAAAAGTTTTTAAGGCCCAGGATGGTGGCAACGGCGCTGGTAGACAGATGCATGGTGCCTACGGGGAAGACCTCGTTATCAAGGTTCCAGTGGGAACAATCGTAAGAAATGAAGAAACAGGAGCAATCCTCGCGGACCTCACAGAGCATGACCAACGAGTTCTTATTCTTGAAGGTGGACGTGGTGGTCTTGGAAACTATAACTATAAAACGGCAACGAATCAGGCTCCGAGAAAGTTTACAGATGGGAAACCAGGTGTTGATCTTGAAGTTGAACTTGAGCTAAAGCTATTAGCCGATATCGCTCTTGTTGGTTTACCAAATGCTGGAAAATCAACACTAATCTCTTCAATTTCTGCAGCCAAACCAAAGATTGCAGACTATCCGTTTACAACTCTAGAGCCAAACCTTGGGGTAGTATCCCTAGGCGAGAAATCTTTTGTTGTGGCTGATATTCCAGGTTTAATTGAAGATGCATCAGAAGGTAAAGGACTTGGGATCAAGTTCTTAAAGCATATTGATCGTACGAAGTCACTTGTTCACCTAGTAGACGTATCTTGGTGTCTTGATGAGTTTGAGGCGTTCGAACAGTATGTTATTATTAGAAATGAGTTAAAGAAATATAGCGACACTCTTGATTGGAAAAAAGAAATCGTTTGTCTTACAAAAATTGATGCGATGACCGAAGAAGAAATTTCAAAGTTTCAAAATTTCTTCGAAGAGCAACTTGATAGAAAAGTTCTTCCATTATCATCAGTTTCGGGGCGAAATGTTGATTTATTAAAGAGTTTAATGCTACAAACGATTGAAGAAGCGAATAAGCAAGAAAAACAAGGTAAGTAATGAGTAGTAACGAGTTTATTAACAAAAACGTAGATGAAATTTTAAGCAATAAAGAAATTGATAGCACACTTGCAAAAGCAATGGCATGTGCATGGATCTGTGGAAACTTCAAAGGTATCAACCTTAAGATTCTTGATATGAAGAAATCAACCTCGCTTGGTGATTACTTTGTTCTTGCTTCAGCAACAAACTTCACACAAGCTTCAGCAATGGGACAAGAGATCACTGTTCAAATGAAAAGAGTTGGTCTAGAAGTTCTTTCTCGCGAAGGTATTAACAATGGAGCAGATTGGTTACTGATTGACCTTGGAGACTTCATCGTTCACATCTTCCAAGAGACTGCACGTCACATATATGATCTTGATAATTTATGGGATGCTCCATCAATTCAAATTCCAAACGAGTATTACTACTCATCCGATATGGAAGAAAGCACTTCTGGAAGTGCACCAAAAGGTTACTTCTAGGAGATGAAAGACCTTCACCTGGTAGTTATTGGAAAGCTCAAAGATAAGAATATTCTTGCGCTAGAAAATGACTACCTTAAAAGGCTCAAGTCCCCTTCTCTCTCTATTTATGAATGCAAAGGCCATCAAGAAGATATCGAGGCCGAAGTCAAAGAACTCAAACAAAAATGTAAAGCAATTGAAGATAAGCATGGCAGGCAATATATTGTAGCGCTTACCGAACATGGTAAAACCATGACAAGTGATAAACTCTCAGAATTTATTTTTGATGTCATTGAAAATAAGCAATGCGGGGTCACTTTTCTAATCGGTGGAGCGGCAGGTTTTCCAAAAGACTTTCTTGAGGAGTGTGATTATAAACTCTCACTCTCTCCTATGACTTACCCACATCAACTTGCAAGACTTTTATTTGTCGAGCAAGTTTATAGAGCGAAGACCATCTACGATGGTCATCCCTATCACAAGAATTAGAATAAATTCGTCCAAGGAAAGAAGCGACTCTTCTCTTTCCCTTCAACTTTAATCTTCGATCTTAGTTGTCCAATGAACTTATCTTCAAGTTGATTATAATTGATATCCTCAATAACGATTGCTAACTCATCTTGAACATAGTGAGAGTCAACATCGTCAAGATCTGACTCATCTGCTGTTTCAATGGCTGCATCAAATGCAATTCCAAGATCACGGTGAATAAATGGATCCAAAGCATCAAAAGCAGCTCCAGCGGCGGCTCCCGTGATTACTCCAGGAACTGTTCCAGTTAGAAAAGCACCACATGC encodes:
- a CDS encoding 23S rRNA (pseudouridine(1915)-N(3))-methyltransferase RlmH, which gives rise to MKDLHLVVIGKLKDKNILALENDYLKRLKSPSLSIYECKGHQEDIEAEVKELKQKCKAIEDKHGRQYIVALTEHGKTMTSDKLSEFIFDVIENKQCGVTFLIGGAAGFPKDFLEECDYKLSLSPMTYPHQLARLLFVEQVYRAKTIYDGHPYHKN
- the lgt gene encoding prolipoprotein diacylglyceryl transferase translates to MHAPDISPVLISLGPLQVRWYALMYVVGFILAGYLLKNLIKKNFLKITEEQIDSLTFIMGLCMVLGARFIYVFVYNWSYYQHNLGEVFAVWKGGLSFHGAVLGFLVAGFIFAKKNKVEWGQIMDSVCLVGAPGIFFGRLGNFINGELYGRITTSPVGMIFKTGGPYPRHPSQLYEAFFEGLVLSLILWFAVNKVKKYWQISSFFLIGYGAFRFGVEFFREADAQLGYYFGFMTMGQILCAIMIIAGFALYAMANKLNQKIYN
- the rpmA gene encoding 50S ribosomal protein L27 encodes the protein MAHKKAGGSTSNGRDSNPNMYGVKKFGGEVVIPGNIIVRQAGSKFHPGKNVREGKDCTLYAVVEGTVKFGYYNKNKKIVSVVPA
- the rplU gene encoding 50S ribosomal protein L21, translated to MYGIVEISGHQYRVEAGMTIDVEKLHQEAGTTIELDKVLFVGGEKATVGTPVVAGAKVVAEVVRHDKSRKIIVFKRKPGRYKRKNGHRQEFTTLKIKEIKA
- the rsfS gene encoding ribosome silencing factor, which codes for MSSNEFINKNVDEILSNKEIDSTLAKAMACAWICGNFKGINLKILDMKKSTSLGDYFVLASATNFTQASAMGQEITVQMKRVGLEVLSREGINNGADWLLIDLGDFIVHIFQETARHIYDLDNLWDAPSIQIPNEYYYSSDMEESTSGSAPKGYF
- the obgE gene encoding GTPase ObgE produces the protein MRFIDEVKITICSGNGGSGCSSFRREKHVPLGGPDGGDGGDGGSVYFQADEGENTLVNFRGKKVFKAQDGGNGAGRQMHGAYGEDLVIKVPVGTIVRNEETGAILADLTEHDQRVLILEGGRGGLGNYNYKTATNQAPRKFTDGKPGVDLEVELELKLLADIALVGLPNAGKSTLISSISAAKPKIADYPFTTLEPNLGVVSLGEKSFVVADIPGLIEDASEGKGLGIKFLKHIDRTKSLVHLVDVSWCLDEFEAFEQYVIIRNELKKYSDTLDWKKEIVCLTKIDAMTEEEISKFQNFFEEQLDRKVLPLSSVSGRNVDLLKSLMLQTIEEANKQEKQGK